Proteins found in one uncultured Desulfuromonas sp. genomic segment:
- a CDS encoding DUF4956 domain-containing protein has protein sequence MEEQLMNVVGSMLTYSYQEVLINIVLAAVLGFVLAVVYRYTHKGLSYSQSFTQTILLVAIIVAIVMMVIGSSLAKAFALVGALSIIRFRTVVKDTRDIAFVFLSLAVGMAAGTSNYFLALVSAGFVSVLALLTYKFNFGALYKSEFILRFTFDQNYDSAVYLEIIQKHGKRSSLLHIEPSGDRRTLRLTYDISLKEDTTAEKMTREMGNVEGASDVVLIAAKSDIDY, from the coding sequence ATGGAAGAACAATTGATGAATGTTGTCGGCAGCATGTTGACCTATTCCTACCAAGAGGTGTTGATCAACATTGTCCTGGCAGCTGTGCTCGGTTTTGTATTGGCCGTGGTGTACCGTTATACCCATAAAGGCTTGTCCTATTCTCAGTCGTTTACCCAGACAATTTTATTGGTCGCCATCATTGTTGCCATCGTTATGATGGTCATTGGCTCAAGTCTGGCTAAAGCCTTCGCGCTGGTAGGAGCCCTGTCTATTATTCGTTTTCGCACCGTGGTCAAGGATACACGCGACATCGCTTTTGTGTTTTTGTCTCTTGCTGTCGGCATGGCAGCGGGAACGTCCAACTATTTTCTTGCTCTGGTCAGTGCGGGCTTTGTTTCAGTGCTGGCATTGCTGACGTATAAATTTAATTTCGGTGCATTGTACAAGAGTGAATTTATTCTTCGTTTCACTTTTGATCAGAACTATGACAGCGCGGTGTACCTTGAGATTATTCAAAAGCACGGCAAGCGTTCCAGCCTGTTGCATATCGAACCTTCCGGAGACCGGCGGACGTTGCGTTTGACCTACGATATTTCCTTGAAAGAAGATACGACAGCTGAAAAAATGACCAGGGAAATGGGCAATGTTGAAGGCGCATCCGATGTTGTTTTGATCGCAGCGAAAAGCGATATTGATTATTAG
- the rfbA gene encoding glucose-1-phosphate thymidylyltransferase RfbA, with protein sequence MSGIKKGIVLAGGAGTRLYPLTLVASKQLQSVYDKPMIYYPLSTLMRAGVQDILIISTPQDTPRFKDLLGDGSRFGVRLQYAVQEEPKGIAQAFLVGETFIANDPVCLILGDNIFYGKMDLTRIFASFDSGATVFGYPVKDPERYGVVEFDAQGKAIGIEEKPSNPKSHYAVPGLYLYDGKVADVTKQLQPSERGELEITDVNMAYLHEGELHVERLERGIAWLDTGTHMSLLEASHFIGTLEARQGLKIGCLEEVALRKGYIDSQQMKQVIKQTPKSSYRDYLERVLAET encoded by the coding sequence ATGTCTGGAATCAAAAAAGGGATTGTGCTCGCCGGTGGGGCGGGAACACGCCTTTACCCGTTGACGCTGGTTGCCAGTAAACAGCTTCAATCTGTTTATGATAAGCCGATGATCTATTATCCTCTGTCGACGTTAATGCGTGCCGGAGTTCAGGATATTCTGATCATTTCAACGCCGCAGGATACGCCGCGCTTTAAAGATCTTCTTGGCGATGGCTCCCGCTTTGGGGTGCGGCTCCAATATGCCGTTCAGGAGGAACCGAAAGGTATCGCACAGGCGTTCCTGGTCGGTGAAACATTCATTGCCAATGACCCCGTCTGTCTGATCCTTGGTGATAATATCTTCTATGGCAAAATGGACCTGACGCGAATTTTTGCCTCTTTCGACAGCGGTGCCACGGTTTTCGGCTATCCGGTTAAAGATCCTGAACGTTATGGTGTGGTTGAATTTGACGCGCAAGGAAAGGCGATCGGTATTGAAGAAAAGCCTTCCAATCCCAAATCCCACTATGCCGTGCCCGGCCTTTACCTTTACGATGGCAAGGTTGCCGATGTGACGAAACAGTTACAACCTTCTGAGCGCGGTGAACTGGAGATTACCGATGTCAACATGGCCTATCTCCACGAAGGCGAATTGCATGTTGAGCGGCTTGAACGGGGGATTGCCTGGCTCGATACCGGTACCCATATGAGCTTGCTCGAAGCCAGCCATTTCATCGGTACCCTTGAAGCACGTCAGGGGCTCAAGATCGGCTGTCTGGAAGAAGTTGCCTTGCGCAAAGGCTATATTGATTCGCAACAGATGAAACAGGTCATCAAACAAACCCCGAAGTCAAGCTATCGAGACTACCTCGAACGGGTTCTGGCGGAAACATAA
- a CDS encoding ABC transporter ATP-binding protein: MKTPVLVAQNLGKVYRLYDDPLDRLKEALHPLRKKYHRDFHALHDVSFSVNKGETLGILGKNGSGKSTLLKILTGVLTPTAGCCSSSGRVLALLELGTGFNPELTGIENIYFNGMLLGASRKDMDERLEAILNFADIGDFVYQPVKTYSSGMYVRLAFAVIANMDADILIIDEALSVGDAFFVQKCMRFLRRFMENGTLVFVSHDMGAVTSLCERVVWLDHGCLKKDGSSKEVTEAYLADLYEEQQGADGAAEEDAQPGEEEPAMTQGTAVRDMRHELINGSNLRNDIEIFCFNDQGAAFGKRGAEIVNVHLSDAQGNKLSWCVGGEEVVLVIRGLARQDIGSAVIGFVVKDRLGQAVFSDNTFLSCCNTETAARKGQQLEARFCFCMPVMPKGDYSISAAIAEGTQNEHIQHHWLNDALIFKIQTSMVCQGVVGIPMQNISLTVG, translated from the coding sequence ATGAAAACGCCGGTTCTTGTCGCGCAAAATCTGGGAAAAGTCTATCGACTCTACGATGATCCATTGGATCGTCTTAAAGAAGCCCTTCATCCGTTGCGCAAGAAATACCACCGCGATTTCCATGCCTTGCATGACGTCAGTTTTTCGGTGAATAAAGGTGAAACGCTGGGGATACTGGGAAAAAATGGTTCCGGAAAGTCGACACTGCTTAAAATTCTGACCGGAGTTCTGACGCCGACTGCGGGCTGTTGTTCGAGCTCTGGACGCGTGTTAGCACTGCTTGAGCTGGGGACGGGATTCAACCCTGAACTGACCGGAATTGAAAATATCTATTTCAACGGTATGTTGCTCGGAGCGTCACGCAAAGATATGGATGAACGGCTGGAGGCCATCCTTAATTTTGCTGACATCGGCGATTTTGTCTATCAGCCGGTCAAGACCTATTCAAGCGGTATGTATGTGCGGCTGGCGTTTGCCGTGATAGCCAACATGGATGCCGATATTCTCATTATCGATGAAGCCCTCTCCGTCGGTGATGCGTTTTTTGTTCAGAAATGTATGCGTTTTTTGCGCCGTTTTATGGAGAACGGGACCCTGGTGTTTGTCAGTCATGATATGGGTGCCGTCACCAGCTTATGTGAACGGGTTGTGTGGCTTGATCACGGCTGTCTGAAAAAGGACGGTTCGTCCAAGGAGGTTACTGAAGCCTACCTGGCGGATCTCTATGAGGAGCAGCAAGGTGCCGACGGCGCGGCTGAAGAGGACGCGCAACCCGGTGAGGAAGAACCTGCCATGACGCAGGGAACCGCTGTGCGGGATATGCGTCATGAGCTGATCAATGGCTCCAATCTGCGCAACGATATTGAAATTTTTTGTTTCAACGATCAAGGCGCGGCCTTCGGCAAGCGCGGCGCGGAGATCGTGAACGTCCATTTAAGTGATGCTCAGGGGAATAAATTGTCGTGGTGTGTTGGCGGCGAGGAGGTTGTTCTGGTAATCCGCGGTCTGGCCCGTCAGGATATCGGTTCCGCCGTCATCGGTTTTGTCGTGAAGGACCGTCTCGGCCAGGCGGTGTTTTCCGACAATACCTTCCTCAGTTGTTGCAATACGGAAACCGCCGCCCGCAAAGGGCAACAGCTCGAAGCACGCTTTTGTTTTTGTATGCCGGTGATGCCCAAGGGTGATTACAGTATCAGCGCCGCGATTGCCGAGGGCACGCAAAACGAACACATTCAGCACCATTGGCTGAACGACGCACTTATTTTTAAAATTCAAACCAGCATGGTCTGTCAGGGCGTTGTCGGCATTCCCATGCAAAATATCTCCCTGACCGTAGGGTAA
- a CDS encoding ABC transporter permease — protein MMWKAFVLFVVSLYRSRGLIVQLTARDFKTRYLGSYLGLLWAFVQPVVTIAIFWFVFEVGFKSAPVGDFPFILWLICGMIPWFFFADTLSMASNSIVENSHLVKKVVFRVSMLPLIKLLSALLIHVFFVAMIFAFFSAYGYAPTWCSLQVFYYSVCLCVLLVGLSWLSAALMVFLKDLGQMIAIGLQFGFWLTPIFWSLEMIPEGYRFYLKLNPFFYIVQGYRDSFIHHVWFWQHPVYTVYYWAVTLVVFVSGALVFTRLRPHFADVL, from the coding sequence ATGATGTGGAAGGCCTTTGTTCTTTTTGTTGTTTCGCTGTACCGCAGTCGTGGACTGATCGTTCAGCTCACGGCTCGTGACTTTAAAACCCGCTATCTCGGGTCGTATCTTGGGCTGCTGTGGGCTTTTGTTCAGCCAGTTGTAACGATTGCGATCTTCTGGTTTGTTTTCGAAGTGGGATTCAAATCGGCTCCCGTTGGAGACTTTCCCTTCATTTTGTGGTTGATTTGCGGCATGATCCCCTGGTTCTTCTTTGCCGACACCTTGTCCATGGCGAGTAATTCCATCGTTGAAAACAGCCACTTGGTCAAAAAAGTGGTCTTTCGTGTCAGCATGTTGCCTTTGATCAAGTTACTCAGTGCGTTGCTGATCCATGTTTTCTTTGTTGCCATGATTTTTGCTTTTTTCAGCGCGTATGGTTATGCCCCGACATGGTGTTCGCTGCAGGTGTTTTACTATAGCGTCTGTCTGTGTGTCCTGTTGGTCGGCCTGTCGTGGCTGTCCGCTGCGCTGATGGTTTTTTTGAAAGATCTCGGACAGATGATTGCCATCGGCCTGCAGTTTGGTTTCTGGCTGACACCGATTTTCTGGTCTCTGGAGATGATTCCGGAGGGGTATCGCTTTTATCTGAAGCTCAATCCGTTTTTTTATATTGTCCAAGGCTATCGGGACAGTTTTATTCACCATGTCTGGTTTTGGCAACACCCTGTTTATACGGTCTATTACTGGGCGGTCACGCTGGTTGTGTTTGTGTCCGGGGCGCTGGTTTTCACCCGGCTTCGTCCCCATTTTGCGGATGTTTTGTAG
- a CDS encoding class I SAM-dependent methyltransferase — protein MDNDQKHRANKTTMMTKNLVAGAAFKPESLELPDAWVGHLPFAAWVVRECHPTMFVELGTHSGNSYFAFCQSVKEADLQTKCYAVDTWQGDEHAGNYGDDIFAAVHQENQEKYAAFSRLLRMTFDEAVDSFSDGSINLLHIDGLHTYDAVRHDFETWLPKLAPGALVLLHDSNVRERGFGVWKFWEELKQRYPHYLEFNHSHGLGVVQVDSQRPQRIYSFLDPAQNQEIVAYFSALGAQQLDRFELLRMRKQNDELKRLVEERDGRNDVLNHAVAERDGWVAQLHDSVEERDATIRSLYDVINGRDDQLHALQKNAEEKDRQLVEKDRQIIERDQQIVDIYKSWSWRLTRPVRAAGRVKNTIAGSLPVRFLRNGFLSFRAGVRRYGFVGFMRRFPYYFRNVGRYFALFGARAPSGEALLELDVVQREPVRLLPDLTGVCEPLDNSISVVIPTLNAGREFRCLLQKLRQQKGVGPVEIIVVDSGSRDDTVALAHHYACRVIEILPEEFSHSYARNLGADTATSDYLLFMVQDAYPIGQYWFHGLVSYLQEHADENLAAVSCSEYSRSDSDMMYDSMIQTHYQFLGCLDRDRIGSYQGESHMSLRANGQLSDVSCLIGRELFGTYRYRGDYAEDLDLGIRLIRDDYRVAMLSSVKVIHSHNRPAYYYLKRSFVDVVFLVGMFDDFEIPRITSFDGVMAGIISTAAHLSVWLNQDVGTDNRQHALAALSQRWRKEFTTLILDQAPQLGDDPLDRYLETLCNRYVPSKTTLDKKATEQAQRFVESFLARLDHFDCFVSSVYRSGDPHLSNEARSAVIKIFAATAGAELAYLYLDRKQRGPEQELAAAQTIYQELKVGV, from the coding sequence ATGGATAACGATCAAAAACACAGAGCGAACAAAACGACAATGATGACTAAAAATCTGGTTGCCGGTGCAGCGTTTAAACCCGAGTCTCTTGAACTTCCTGACGCCTGGGTGGGCCACCTCCCTTTTGCTGCCTGGGTGGTGCGCGAATGTCATCCGACGATGTTTGTTGAACTGGGGACCCACTCGGGAAACTCCTATTTTGCTTTTTGCCAATCGGTCAAAGAGGCTGATCTGCAAACAAAATGTTATGCGGTGGATACCTGGCAGGGTGACGAGCATGCCGGAAACTACGGCGATGATATTTTTGCTGCTGTGCATCAAGAGAACCAGGAAAAATACGCGGCATTTTCCCGCTTGTTACGTATGACGTTTGATGAGGCCGTTGATTCCTTTTCCGATGGCTCTATTAATCTGTTGCATATTGACGGCCTGCACACCTATGACGCCGTTCGCCATGATTTTGAAACTTGGTTGCCGAAGCTGGCTCCGGGTGCTCTGGTGTTGTTGCATGACAGCAACGTGCGTGAGCGGGGATTCGGAGTTTGGAAGTTCTGGGAAGAACTTAAGCAGCGCTATCCGCATTATCTGGAATTCAACCATTCTCACGGACTGGGCGTTGTCCAGGTTGATTCGCAACGTCCACAACGAATTTATTCATTCCTGGATCCCGCTCAAAATCAGGAGATCGTTGCCTATTTCAGTGCCCTTGGCGCACAACAGCTTGATCGTTTCGAGTTACTGCGGATGAGGAAACAGAATGACGAACTCAAACGGTTGGTTGAAGAGCGTGACGGACGCAACGATGTGCTTAACCATGCCGTTGCCGAACGCGATGGCTGGGTTGCACAACTGCATGATTCCGTTGAGGAACGCGACGCAACCATTCGCAGTCTCTATGATGTGATCAATGGACGTGATGACCAACTGCATGCACTACAAAAAAATGCAGAAGAGAAAGATCGGCAACTGGTCGAAAAAGACCGGCAGATCATTGAAAGAGATCAACAGATTGTCGATATTTACAAGTCCTGGTCGTGGCGCCTTACCCGGCCGGTGCGCGCTGCTGGACGGGTTAAAAATACGATTGCCGGATCGTTACCGGTGCGGTTTTTACGTAATGGCTTTCTGTCGTTTCGGGCTGGTGTTCGCCGTTATGGTTTTGTCGGGTTTATGCGGCGCTTTCCTTACTATTTTCGCAATGTCGGACGTTATTTTGCACTGTTTGGTGCGCGTGCCCCGTCAGGTGAGGCGTTGCTCGAGCTTGACGTTGTTCAACGAGAGCCGGTGCGACTGTTGCCTGACCTGACCGGCGTCTGTGAGCCGCTGGACAATTCCATCTCCGTTGTGATCCCGACCCTCAATGCTGGTCGTGAATTTCGTTGTCTGTTGCAGAAGCTACGCCAGCAAAAGGGTGTTGGGCCGGTTGAAATTATTGTTGTGGATTCCGGTTCACGTGATGACACTGTCGCCCTGGCCCACCACTATGCGTGCCGGGTGATTGAAATCCTGCCTGAGGAGTTTTCACACAGTTATGCACGAAATCTTGGGGCGGATACCGCGACGTCGGATTATCTGCTGTTTATGGTTCAGGACGCTTACCCGATTGGTCAGTATTGGTTTCACGGGCTGGTGAGTTATCTGCAGGAACATGCGGATGAGAATTTGGCAGCGGTCTCCTGTTCCGAATACAGCCGCAGTGACAGCGATATGATGTACGATTCGATGATTCAGACCCATTATCAGTTCCTCGGTTGTCTGGATCGGGACAGAATCGGGTCCTATCAGGGGGAAAGCCATATGTCCCTGCGAGCGAATGGGCAATTAAGTGATGTGTCGTGCCTGATCGGTCGCGAGCTGTTCGGAACATACCGTTATCGTGGCGATTATGCCGAAGACCTGGATCTCGGCATCCGTTTGATTCGCGACGACTATCGGGTGGCCATGCTTTCTTCCGTCAAAGTGATCCATTCTCACAATCGACCGGCATACTATTACCTGAAACGCTCCTTCGTCGATGTCGTCTTTCTGGTGGGGATGTTCGATGACTTTGAGATCCCCCGTATCACCAGCTTTGATGGCGTGATGGCCGGTATTATTTCAACAGCGGCCCATCTGTCCGTGTGGTTGAATCAGGACGTGGGGACGGATAATCGTCAGCATGCCCTTGCGGCATTGTCGCAGCGGTGGCGCAAGGAATTTACGACGTTGATCCTTGACCAGGCGCCTCAACTTGGTGATGATCCACTGGATCGCTATCTTGAGACGCTCTGCAACCGCTATGTCCCGTCAAAAACGACTCTGGATAAAAAAGCGACGGAGCAGGCACAGCGTTTTGTTGAAAGCTTTTTGGCGCGACTCGATCATTTTGATTGTTTTGTATCGTCAGTCTACCGGTCTGGAGACCCGCACCTGAGCAATGAAGCCCGCAGTGCCGTGATTAAGATTTTTGCGGCAACGGCGGGTGCCGAGCTGGCGTATCTTTATTTGGATCGCAAACAACGGGGTCCTGAGCAGGAACTGGCCGCTGCACAAACAATTTACCAGGAATTGAAGGTGGGTGTCTGA
- the rfbC gene encoding dTDP-4-dehydrorhamnose 3,5-epimerase, translating to MQVIKTAIPELLIFEPQVFGDERGFFMESFNQRHFDEAVGQPVTFVQDNHSRSTKGVLRGLHYQLSLAAQGKLVRCVVGEVYDVAVDLRTSSATFGQWVGVHLSADNKRQLWVPEGFAHGFLVLSDVAEFLYKTTAYYAPECERAIHWNDPQLAIIWPQDIRPQLSAKDEQAGSFADADYFSC from the coding sequence ATGCAGGTGATCAAAACAGCCATTCCCGAGCTGTTGATTTTCGAACCCCAGGTTTTTGGCGATGAGCGCGGCTTTTTTATGGAAAGCTTCAATCAGCGTCATTTTGATGAAGCGGTAGGACAGCCGGTCACGTTTGTCCAGGATAATCATTCCCGGTCCACTAAGGGGGTGCTGCGCGGTCTTCATTATCAATTGTCGCTGGCAGCTCAAGGTAAGCTGGTGCGCTGTGTTGTTGGAGAAGTGTATGACGTTGCCGTTGATTTGCGTACGTCGTCGGCAACGTTCGGCCAATGGGTCGGCGTCCATCTTTCTGCGGACAACAAACGCCAGCTCTGGGTTCCCGAAGGATTCGCCCATGGTTTTCTGGTGCTCAGTGATGTCGCTGAATTTCTTTACAAAACGACAGCTTACTATGCTCCCGAATGCGAACGCGCTATTCACTGGAATGATCCACAACTCGCCATTATCTGGCCGCAGGATATCCGTCCTCAGCTTTCCGCCAAGGATGAACAGGCGGGTTCTTTTGCTGACGCCGATTATTTCAGCTGTTAA
- a CDS encoding methyltransferase domain-containing protein, translating to MHQSSYDKMALFKERFLDSDHSLSILDLGSQDVNGSYRDLFEEKNWRYTGMDMVPGKNVDLVVDNPYCWKELRSCSYDVVVSGQALEHIRYFWVTMLEIFRVLNPGGMCCLLAPSSGPEHRYPVDCWRIYPDGFSGLARFAQMDVLHVETQWQDLGYQDGSDVWHDSMLVGQRPRFSPWIDVKARAKNRLQHLVLSTGLPGDIAAEQ from the coding sequence GTGCATCAAAGTTCTTATGACAAAATGGCTCTGTTTAAAGAGCGTTTTCTTGATTCTGACCACTCTTTATCCATTCTCGATCTGGGCAGCCAGGATGTCAATGGCTCCTACCGCGACCTGTTTGAGGAGAAAAATTGGCGTTATACCGGGATGGATATGGTCCCCGGAAAAAATGTTGATCTTGTGGTCGATAATCCCTATTGCTGGAAAGAGCTGCGCAGCTGTTCCTATGATGTGGTAGTGTCCGGTCAGGCGCTGGAGCATATCCGTTATTTCTGGGTGACGATGCTGGAGATTTTCCGTGTTCTCAACCCCGGAGGGATGTGTTGCCTGCTGGCGCCATCATCCGGACCGGAACATCGCTATCCTGTCGATTGCTGGCGAATTTATCCTGATGGTTTCAGTGGCCTTGCCCGATTTGCCCAGATGGATGTCCTCCATGTGGAAACCCAATGGCAGGATCTGGGGTACCAGGACGGCAGTGATGTCTGGCATGATTCAATGCTGGTCGGGCAGAGACCTCGGTTTTCACCCTGGATTGATGTCAAGGCCAGAGCCAAAAACCGTTTACAGCATCTTGTCCTGTCCACCGGGTTGCCGGGCGATATCGCGGCAGAACAGTAA